A stretch of Clostridium formicaceticum DNA encodes these proteins:
- a CDS encoding sigma-54 interaction domain-containing protein has product MFENSGFIKQFTDMMSEGFIFIDHFGKIQIYNNKAKEIFGIIGHEGIGHAAGSVQQGDIVIIGDNALGKDDGNLSPKDLNLLGIKDENIVKGGAIIAVGVIAHPHIQPIYKYCKSIKDIKLMELKDTFLDQNIHVIIDDMKKLIKIEVDHQGFSLPFIHAIGHMVVVDGRTKHVKFYQTKGYTARGEGLYDLLMGKTFRGKGQNVDTFDVIGRSIFEIHYNNSTITDFYEVARGKDLSYKEKFTEINGRSTICTLEPVNQEGKRVGAVLKVEDISEIKKVIRERDEALFHLERMEEQLKEKENVLKLFPEIVGESRKISQVKQLAYKASKSTSTVLILGESGTGKSILAKAIHEASNDKNKPFIHVNGGSIPENLLESELFGYEGGAFTGAKKEGKLGMFELADGGTIFLDEIGEIPLSLQVKLLQVLQNKSFYRVGGNKKVSVDIRIIAATNKNLEEEVARGGFREDLYYRINVFPIWIPPLRERKQDIYPLVYTTLPKICARVGCQQKRMSGEALHKLLDYDWPGNVRELENILERAINLTESQTILSKHLMLGNQKTQQSILDKSILPLREAVEDAEKKAIIEALRHYEGSRVKAMKALEIGKTSFYDKLKKYQIE; this is encoded by the coding sequence ATGTTTGAAAACAGTGGATTTATAAAGCAGTTTACCGACATGATGTCAGAAGGATTTATTTTTATAGATCATTTTGGAAAAATACAAATTTATAATAATAAGGCTAAGGAAATTTTTGGAATCATAGGACATGAAGGGATAGGCCACGCTGCTGGTAGCGTGCAACAAGGAGATATCGTTATTATAGGAGACAATGCTTTAGGAAAGGATGACGGTAATCTTTCTCCTAAAGACTTAAATCTTTTAGGCATTAAAGATGAAAATATTGTTAAAGGAGGTGCTATTATTGCTGTAGGGGTAATTGCTCATCCTCATATACAGCCTATATACAAATATTGCAAATCAATAAAAGACATTAAATTAATGGAGTTAAAGGATACTTTCTTAGATCAAAATATTCATGTAATAATAGATGATATGAAAAAGCTTATTAAGATAGAAGTAGATCATCAAGGATTTTCCTTGCCTTTTATCCATGCTATAGGTCATATGGTAGTAGTCGATGGAAGAACGAAACATGTAAAGTTTTATCAGACAAAAGGCTATACAGCTAGGGGAGAAGGGCTTTATGATCTACTGATGGGAAAAACCTTCAGGGGAAAGGGACAAAATGTTGACACATTTGATGTTATAGGGAGAAGTATCTTTGAGATTCATTACAATAATAGCACGATTACAGATTTTTATGAGGTAGCGCGGGGGAAAGATCTTAGTTATAAAGAAAAGTTTACAGAAATCAATGGCCGTTCTACAATTTGCACATTGGAACCAGTGAACCAAGAGGGAAAAAGAGTAGGGGCTGTACTAAAGGTGGAGGATATTTCGGAGATAAAAAAGGTGATTCGTGAAAGGGATGAAGCGCTTTTTCATTTGGAGAGGATGGAAGAGCAACTGAAGGAAAAAGAAAATGTTTTGAAACTCTTTCCTGAAATCGTTGGAGAAAGCAGAAAAATAAGTCAAGTAAAACAGTTGGCCTACAAAGCATCAAAGTCAACTTCCACCGTTCTAATTTTAGGAGAAAGCGGAACAGGAAAAAGTATATTGGCTAAAGCTATTCATGAAGCCAGCAACGATAAAAATAAACCCTTTATTCATGTAAATGGAGGAAGTATACCAGAAAATTTGTTAGAGAGTGAGCTTTTTGGTTATGAAGGAGGGGCTTTTACCGGCGCTAAAAAAGAAGGAAAGCTGGGGATGTTCGAGTTAGCGGATGGAGGTACTATATTTTTAGACGAAATTGGGGAAATTCCTTTGTCTCTTCAGGTAAAATTATTACAAGTTCTACAAAATAAAAGCTTCTATAGGGTAGGGGGAAACAAAAAAGTATCTGTGGATATAAGAATTATTGCTGCTACCAATAAAAATTTAGAGGAGGAAGTGGCGCGAGGAGGGTTTAGAGAGGATTTATATTATAGGATTAATGTATTTCCCATATGGATTCCTCCTTTAAGAGAGAGAAAACAGGATATCTATCCTTTAGTGTACACTACACTTCCAAAAATCTGTGCAAGAGTGGGGTGCCAACAGAAGAGGATGTCAGGAGAAGCGCTACACAAGCTGTTGGATTATGATTGGCCTGGAAACGTAAGAGAGTTAGAAAATATATTAGAACGAGCAATAAACTTAACTGAGAGTCAAACCATTTTGTCGAAGCATTTAATGCTAGGCAATCAAAAAACACAGCAATCTATACTAGATAAAAGTATCCTTCCTCTAAGGGAGGCCGTAGAAGATGCAGAAAAAAAAGCAATTATAGAGGCCTTAAGGCATTATGAAGGTAGTAGGGTAAAGGCAATGAAGGCTTTAGAAATTGGCAAAACCAGCTTTTATGATAAATTAAAGAAATATCAGATAGAATAG
- a CDS encoding undecaprenyl-diphosphate phosphatase yields the protein MTILKAIILGVIQGLTEFLPVSSSGHLAVAQSLLKVPEDKILFLSVMLHFGTLISIFFVYAGDILVICKEFILMIFDLFRGKGLRIDNEYRKLGVFIIVATIPTGFMGILLGDIFESFFTSQLIIGISLIITGTLLWTAEKIHVGKRTIRQMHWFDALIVGIFQGLAITPGISRSGSTIVGSLFRGFNKELATKFAFLISIPPILGAALLETKDALTVGTGDITFPIVLAGILAAFLSGIFAIRTLIDFIKKEKLYYFSFYTWTIGSILVILHFIY from the coding sequence TTGACAATCTTAAAAGCTATTATATTGGGGGTTATTCAGGGATTAACAGAGTTTTTACCTGTCAGCAGTTCTGGGCACTTAGCGGTAGCTCAAAGTTTATTAAAGGTTCCTGAAGATAAAATATTGTTTCTATCCGTCATGCTACATTTTGGTACCTTAATCTCTATTTTCTTTGTATATGCAGGAGATATTCTTGTGATTTGTAAAGAATTTATCTTAATGATTTTTGACTTATTTAGAGGAAAGGGTCTTCGTATTGACAATGAGTATAGAAAATTAGGTGTTTTTATTATCGTAGCTACAATTCCTACAGGTTTCATGGGAATACTTTTAGGAGACATTTTTGAGAGTTTCTTTACTTCTCAATTAATTATCGGTATCTCTCTTATCATCACCGGTACCCTTTTGTGGACAGCAGAAAAAATTCATGTCGGTAAAAGAACAATACGTCAAATGCATTGGTTCGATGCGCTGATAGTAGGAATTTTTCAAGGGCTCGCTATTACTCCAGGGATCTCCCGTTCAGGATCTACAATTGTAGGTTCTTTATTTAGAGGTTTTAATAAGGAGCTAGCCACCAAGTTCGCCTTCTTGATTTCTATTCCTCCTATATTAGGTGCTGCTCTTTTAGAGACAAAAGATGCCTTAACAGTGGGCACTGGCGATATTACTTTTCCCATTGTCTTAGCAGGCATCCTAGCAGCCTTTTTATCAGGAATTTTCGCTATAAGAACGCTTATTGACTTTATTAAGAAGGAAAAACTTTATTACTTTTCTTTCTATACTTGGACAATAGGCAGCATCTTAGTTATCCTTCATTTTATTTATTAA
- the asnB gene encoding asparagine synthase (glutamine-hydrolyzing), translating to MCGIVGWINLEENIMEKNNIIQAMVSKLSRRGPDDNGVYREKNVLLGHRRLVVVDPEGGRQPMTRQLGDKIYTIIYNGELYNTEELRKELKEKGHHFHAYSDTEVLLISYIEWGVDCVKKFNGIYAFGIWDSSKKALFMARDPLGVKPLFYTKIGNHFMFASEIKALLAHPLVEPVVGEEGLAEIFGLGPARSPGNGVYKNIYEVPPAYWLLYNDEGYKIKQYWQLESKEHEEDFDTTVEHVRSLIVDAIERQLVSDVPICTFLSGGVDSSAISSVAANAFRRDGKEQLNTYSIDYVDNALYFKANEYQPNSDGVYIQIMKNHIGSKHHNIVIDTPQLFKALEEAVKASDLPGMADIDSSLYLFCSEVRKKATVALSGECADEIFGGYPWFTRAEDISANTFPWAKSIKERKTIISKAFNHIDLESYVAAKYEETIKEVPRLDGESPKAHRMRELFYLNQKWFMITLLNRKDRMSMANSLEVRVPYADYRLVEYVWNVPWEMKYYNRQEKGLLRKALKGILPDEVLERKKSPYPKTHHPAYLKMVQQRMKSILQDRTSPLLDIIDIKRVMEIVETGGAAFGKPWFGQLMTGPQVLAYLIQVNAWMKEYNVKVIEN from the coding sequence ATGTGTGGTATTGTTGGGTGGATTAATTTAGAGGAAAACATCATGGAAAAAAATAACATTATTCAAGCCATGGTAAGTAAGTTAAGTAGAAGAGGCCCAGATGATAATGGCGTATATAGAGAAAAAAATGTTCTTTTAGGCCATCGCCGTTTAGTTGTAGTAGACCCCGAAGGTGGACGCCAGCCTATGACGAGACAATTGGGGGATAAAATATATACGATTATTTATAATGGAGAGCTATATAATACAGAAGAATTAAGAAAAGAGTTAAAGGAAAAGGGGCATCACTTTCACGCTTATTCTGATACAGAGGTATTATTAATTTCTTATATAGAGTGGGGGGTAGACTGCGTAAAAAAATTTAATGGGATTTACGCTTTTGGCATTTGGGACAGCAGCAAAAAGGCTTTATTCATGGCAAGAGATCCACTTGGGGTAAAACCTTTATTTTATACAAAGATAGGTAACCATTTTATGTTTGCCTCAGAAATAAAAGCACTTCTAGCACACCCTTTAGTAGAACCTGTTGTGGGAGAGGAAGGACTGGCAGAAATTTTTGGTTTAGGACCTGCAAGATCTCCTGGAAACGGGGTTTATAAAAATATTTATGAAGTACCTCCGGCATACTGGCTTCTGTATAATGATGAAGGATATAAAATAAAACAATATTGGCAGTTAGAAAGTAAAGAACATGAAGAAGATTTCGATACTACAGTAGAGCATGTAAGGAGTTTGATTGTAGATGCTATAGAAAGACAGTTGGTATCAGATGTGCCGATTTGTACTTTTTTATCTGGTGGTGTAGACTCCAGTGCCATATCTTCAGTAGCAGCAAATGCATTTAGGAGAGATGGTAAAGAACAGTTAAATACTTATTCTATCGACTATGTAGACAATGCATTATACTTCAAAGCCAATGAGTATCAACCAAATTCTGATGGTGTTTATATACAAATCATGAAAAACCATATAGGATCGAAACATCATAATATTGTTATAGATACGCCTCAACTGTTTAAAGCTTTAGAAGAGGCTGTAAAGGCCAGTGATTTACCTGGTATGGCGGATATTGATTCTTCTCTTTACCTATTTTGCAGTGAAGTAAGAAAGAAGGCTACAGTAGCCTTATCAGGGGAGTGCGCTGATGAAATCTTTGGAGGTTATCCATGGTTTACGAGGGCTGAAGACATATCTGCTAATACTTTTCCATGGGCAAAGTCTATTAAAGAAAGAAAAACCATTATTTCCAAAGCCTTCAATCATATAGATTTAGAAAGCTATGTGGCAGCGAAATATGAAGAAACAATTAAAGAAGTTCCTAGGCTTGATGGGGAGTCCCCAAAAGCCCATAGGATGAGGGAACTTTTCTATCTTAATCAAAAATGGTTTATGATCACCCTATTGAATAGAAAAGATCGTATGAGTATGGCAAATAGCTTAGAAGTAAGAGTTCCCTATGCAGATTACAGACTTGTAGAGTATGTTTGGAATGTTCCATGGGAAATGAAATATTATAATAGGCAAGAAAAGGGGTTATTAAGAAAAGCACTAAAGGGAATTTTGCCAGATGAAGTGCTGGAAAGAAAGAAGAGTCCTTACCCTAAGACCCATCATCCAGCTTACTTAAAGATGGTACAGCAGCGGATGAAGAGTATTTTACAGGATAGGACATCTCCCCTACTTGATATCATTGATATAAAAAGAGTAATGGAGATTGTAGAAACCGGTGGTGCTGCCTTCGGTAAGCCCTGGTTTGGTCAACTTATGACAGGACCTCAGGTTTTGGCATACTTAATACAAGTCAATGCTTGGATGAAGGAGTATAATGTAAAAGTTATAGAAAATTAG
- a CDS encoding CBS domain-containing protein, whose translation MLVEKIMKKNLVTVYPQDRIDKALKVMVDNNINGAPVVDDEGNIKGMIVKADIYRFLIDPGHYESCPVDWVMTKDVVTAEKGENILNVAKRLREKNIVAIPVVEDNKAIGIITLEGIVDYFLEDAI comes from the coding sequence ATGCTTGTAGAAAAAATAATGAAGAAAAACTTGGTTACCGTGTATCCTCAGGATAGAATTGATAAGGCGTTAAAGGTTATGGTAGATAATAATATCAATGGTGCACCTGTGGTGGATGATGAGGGTAATATTAAAGGCATGATTGTGAAGGCAGATATTTATCGTTTTTTAATTGATCCAGGACATTACGAAAGCTGTCCTGTAGATTGGGTGATGACAAAAGATGTTGTTACAGCTGAAAAAGGCGAAAATATTTTAAATGTAGCAAAAAGGCTAAGAGAAAAAAATATTGTTGCTATTCCTGTTGTCGAAGACAATAAAGCCATAGGAATTATAACACTAGAGGGCATTGTAGATTATTTCTTAGAAGATGCAATATAG
- a CDS encoding L,D-transpeptidase family protein: MRKKIFMVIVVMLLIMLKVGSFIAFHGEEGLNRLLSFKALSDKYAGEYYNEYIQWEARMIQENPDYDDLKILVDISEKTLYLLNGNELIKKYPIASGRPGNPSPLGSWKIINKARWGGGFGTRWMGLNVPWGKFGIHGTNKPNSIGYNASAGCIRMNNRDVEDLYKYVKHGTPVAIANGLHGPFGYGLQTIKPGDFGADVMEVQRRLRALGYYKTDYLDGKYGPMMEEAVYRFQRDNNLPKNPHIGWEMYNALGIILME; the protein is encoded by the coding sequence GTGCGGAAAAAAATATTCATGGTAATCGTGGTTATGCTTCTAATAATGTTAAAAGTAGGAAGTTTTATTGCATTTCATGGGGAAGAGGGGTTGAATAGATTACTGAGCTTTAAGGCTTTATCAGACAAATATGCTGGGGAGTACTATAATGAATATATCCAGTGGGAAGCTAGGATGATTCAAGAAAACCCTGACTATGATGATTTGAAAATATTAGTGGACATATCCGAGAAAACCTTGTATCTATTAAATGGGAATGAACTAATAAAAAAGTATCCTATTGCCAGTGGTAGGCCTGGCAACCCTTCACCTTTAGGTTCATGGAAAATAATAAACAAAGCAAGGTGGGGAGGAGGATTTGGTACTAGGTGGATGGGACTGAATGTACCCTGGGGTAAGTTCGGAATACACGGTACAAATAAACCGAATAGTATAGGCTATAATGCTTCTGCTGGATGCATTCGTATGAACAATAGGGATGTAGAGGATTTGTATAAATACGTAAAGCATGGTACGCCAGTAGCTATCGCAAATGGGCTGCATGGCCCCTTTGGTTATGGACTTCAAACCATTAAGCCAGGAGATTTTGGTGCTGATGTTATGGAGGTTCAAAGAAGACTTCGAGCGTTAGGTTATTATAAAACCGATTACTTAGACGGAAAGTACGGCCCTATGATGGAGGAGGCCGTATATAGATTTCAAAGGGACAATAACCTACCTAAAAATCCCCACATAGGGTGGGAGATGTATAATGCATTAGGAATTATTTTAATGGAGTAG
- a CDS encoding arsenic resistance protein encodes MDFFEKFQWLFMIIAMFVGLGLGQIGNVAVAAAYFITPFLMMMLFGIFLQTPVESLKEGFKNAKVLRLSLLINFVWTPLLAFGLSFLFFRNTPDVFIALIMDMVTPCTDWYLVFTGISGGSIALSTSFLPWNLFMQFISIPVAIFLFAGTVVEIQPYIFLESFLRVLLLPFIIAVITRNIIYYIKGQSWFEQNTLGRIGVFQSLFLMFAIMAMFASQGVILIENLSLVIGLIIPVILFFIINFSVGQLIGRIFRLSYQEGASLIFTILARNAPLALTIAVATFPERPLIPLVLAVESLIELPMLFAFSQLMLLFYSKRWWSNLA; translated from the coding sequence ATGGACTTTTTTGAAAAATTTCAATGGCTTTTTATGATTATAGCTATGTTTGTAGGTCTTGGATTAGGGCAGATAGGTAATGTAGCTGTAGCAGCAGCATATTTTATTACTCCTTTTCTTATGATGATGCTTTTTGGTATTTTTCTACAGACACCAGTTGAAAGCTTAAAAGAAGGATTTAAAAATGCGAAAGTATTGAGATTGAGTCTTCTTATCAATTTTGTATGGACACCCTTATTAGCTTTTGGGCTCAGTTTTCTTTTTTTCCGTAATACCCCTGATGTTTTTATCGCTTTAATTATGGATATGGTAACCCCTTGTACTGATTGGTATTTGGTTTTTACAGGAATATCTGGGGGAAGTATTGCGTTGTCTACCTCCTTTTTGCCATGGAATTTATTTATGCAATTTATTTCAATACCCGTCGCTATTTTCCTTTTTGCTGGTACAGTGGTAGAGATACAGCCATATATTTTCCTAGAAAGTTTTTTAAGGGTATTGTTACTTCCCTTTATTATTGCAGTAATAACGAGAAATATTATTTACTACATAAAGGGTCAAAGTTGGTTTGAACAAAATACTCTTGGAAGAATAGGTGTATTTCAATCTTTATTTCTTATGTTTGCGATTATGGCAATGTTTGCTTCTCAAGGAGTCATTTTAATTGAGAATCTAAGCCTGGTAATTGGACTTATTATACCAGTAATCTTATTTTTTATAATTAACTTTTCTGTAGGTCAACTGATAGGACGAATTTTTAGACTTTCTTATCAAGAGGGAGCCAGTTTGATTTTTACTATTTTAGCTCGAAATGCACCACTAGCTTTAACGATTGCTGTGGCTACTTTTCCAGAACGACCCCTTATTCCTCTGGTTTTAGCTGTAGAATCTTTAATTGAATTACCAATGCTTTTTGCATTTTCTCAACTCATGCTTCTTTTCTATTCTAAAAGATGGTGGTCGAATCTTGCTTGA
- a CDS encoding sensor histidine kinase, which produces MLKLKMSLKLKLILLVLLALIPLITLQLIRIRNQYKESIEEELKTSINFAETINLTFMNYLEESWAQQYAIGVAILSNPQWSSREIENYINNVFSEKKTFRRYSWVGSEGIVLASSSDALNGVNVQEMEFYTDIISGKERVVSNLGKSILDDDLVIHISRGIYVEDELKGILVGIMDIDKFSSIFNFQYVGASSGFGLIDTTGRIVYSHKHPNIPFHQRKINNDSPSLKALQGEIVTYDTAPSQFDGTNRLGVAYPMEKIGWASYYNVPTNEVIGKLLKSAKRDIVILLLTSIISLLLATMLGNRYAASIIKLKDAADEISKGNLKIKTKLTGKDEMAATSEAFNRMTEEINHQISQRDEIARLKTQFFSTVSHELKTPINIILGAIQLMESMDDFNKASIYKYINMQKQNSYRLLRLINNLIDISKIEGNQFVINPVNCDIVRLTEDITLSVVEYTKLKNIELIFDTDVEEKIMAVDPDKIERIVLNLVSNAIKFTQAGGKIEVNLRDKEAHIEISVKDTGIGIPEDMQQLIFQYFTQVDSSLRRKTEGSGIGLSLVKSLIDMHGGSIKVNSMLGEGSEFIIDLPVVLIDSVTQGSNETTFANVERINIEFSDIYL; this is translated from the coding sequence TTGTTAAAGTTGAAGATGAGCTTAAAATTGAAGCTTATTCTTTTAGTTTTACTTGCGCTGATTCCTTTAATTACATTACAGCTAATAAGAATTAGAAATCAGTATAAAGAAAGTATAGAAGAAGAACTAAAAACTAGCATAAATTTTGCAGAAACCATAAACCTAACCTTTATGAACTATCTTGAAGAAAGCTGGGCACAGCAATATGCAATAGGTGTAGCTATACTGTCAAACCCTCAGTGGAGTAGTAGAGAAATTGAAAATTACATAAATAATGTATTCTCAGAAAAAAAAACTTTTAGAAGGTACTCATGGGTTGGTTCTGAAGGTATTGTTCTTGCAAGCTCTAGTGATGCCTTAAATGGCGTAAATGTGCAAGAAATGGAGTTTTATACAGATATTATCAGTGGAAAAGAGCGAGTAGTCTCAAACTTAGGGAAAAGCATTTTAGATGATGATCTGGTCATCCACATATCCAGAGGTATTTATGTTGAAGATGAGCTAAAGGGAATTTTAGTTGGTATCATGGATATAGATAAATTCAGTAGTATTTTTAACTTTCAATACGTTGGTGCGTCATCCGGGTTTGGACTAATTGATACTACAGGGAGGATCGTCTATAGTCACAAACATCCTAATATACCTTTTCATCAGAGAAAGATTAACAACGATTCCCCATCACTTAAAGCGCTTCAAGGAGAAATTGTAACCTATGATACTGCCCCTTCTCAGTTCGATGGAACAAATCGTTTAGGCGTAGCCTACCCTATGGAAAAAATTGGATGGGCAAGCTACTATAATGTGCCAACAAATGAAGTGATAGGCAAGTTGTTAAAAAGCGCTAAAAGAGATATCGTCATTCTCCTTCTGACATCTATCATATCACTTTTATTAGCTACTATGTTAGGTAATAGATATGCTGCCTCCATAATAAAATTAAAAGATGCCGCTGATGAGATTTCTAAGGGCAATCTTAAAATAAAGACAAAGCTTACTGGGAAAGATGAGATGGCTGCAACTAGTGAAGCATTTAACCGCATGACAGAAGAAATCAACCATCAAATCTCTCAAAGAGATGAGATTGCTAGGCTAAAAACTCAGTTCTTTTCAACAGTATCTCATGAACTAAAAACTCCAATTAATATTATTCTAGGAGCTATTCAGCTTATGGAAAGCATGGATGATTTTAATAAAGCATCTATATATAAATACATTAACATGCAGAAACAGAATAGCTACAGACTTCTAAGATTAATAAATAATCTTATAGATATAAGCAAAATTGAAGGGAATCAATTTGTAATTAATCCAGTAAATTGTGATATAGTGAGATTGACAGAGGATATAACACTATCTGTTGTAGAATACACAAAGCTTAAAAATATTGAACTGATATTTGATACTGATGTTGAAGAAAAAATAATGGCTGTTGACCCTGATAAAATCGAAAGGATAGTTTTAAACCTTGTCTCAAATGCCATTAAGTTTACCCAAGCTGGAGGAAAAATAGAGGTGAACCTACGTGACAAAGAGGCTCACATAGAAATCTCTGTTAAAGATACTGGGATAGGAATTCCCGAAGATATGCAGCAATTGATTTTCCAATATTTCACTCAGGTTGATAGTTCCCTGCGTAGAAAAACTGAAGGAAGTGGAATTGGTCTGTCTCTTGTAAAATCACTTATAGATATGCATGGAGGAAGTATTAAGGTAAATAGTATGTTAGGAGAAGGTAGTGAGTTTATTATAGATTTGCCTGTAGTTTTAATAGATTCCGTTACTCAAGGTTCAAATGAAACGACTTTTGCCAATGTAGAAAGAATCAACATTGAATTCTCAGATATTTATCTATAA